The DNA sequence ATTTAAGTATATCTACATAGAAATCCAGCCTCAACGATGGATGCAGACCGCCTTGCATAAGGATTTGCCTACCGCCCAAAGATAAGGTCTCTTCTATCTTTTTAAATAAAGAATCTTTAGAAATGATGTATGTGCCGTTTTGTTCAACCTCTTTGTAAAAGGCACAGAATTTACAGCCTGATGTACAGATATTCGTATAATTAATATTCCGGTCAATAATGTAGGTTCGGTAATTTTCCGGATGTTTTCTCCGTGAGATTTCATCTGCCGCCATTCCTAAACTGGTAAGTTCTTTGACAGAAAACAACTTTAAGCATTCCTGTGAGGATAATCTCTTATTATGTAAAGATTTATCGAGAATATCTTCAATCTCATGAAATGAATAGGATAAACTAGGTTTCATTGAAAACAATCTTCACTCCTTGTGGGGCAAGCCCTAAAGATGCAGCGTAATGATAAAATGTTTGAAGTCCTTTTATTTCGTTTTTGCCGAGATTGTATTTCATAGAGTTGGTAAGATAGTTCAAACATTTCTCGTAGGGAAACTGGAGACGTTGCGATTCATCGGCTGCTATCGTTTTAACCAATTTCATACCACACTCCTTTGCACTTTGTAATAAAATGTTTATATCTGGCATACGGTGAGTCTTCTTAACAGCCCAAATGGCATAAACGAAGGGAAGTCCGGTATATTCAAACCATGCCTGGCCTAAATCCAAAGTGAAATAACCATTGTCAATGGCTCTCATAGCATTATCTCCAATGATGAGAACGGCATCAGTATCTGTATGGGAAATGTCGTATTGATTATTCCACGATGTATACTGAGGAG is a window from the Candidatus Jettenia sp. genome containing:
- a CDS encoding menaquinone biosynthesis protein — translated: MTKKLRIGVVPYMNAKPLIYTLTQQTDSVELLFEVPSLLPEMLNNDHIDVAIIPSIEYFRNGNYAIIPNISLSSLGTVESVKIFSKVPIQNIRTAALDKSSLTSCALTKILFKEYYHLSPQYTSWNNQYDISHTDTDAVLIIGDNAMRAIDNGYFTLDLGQAWFEYTGLPFVYAIWAVKKTHRMPDINILLQSAKECGMKLVKTIAADESQRLQFPYEKCLNYLTNSMKYNLGKNEIKGLQTFYHYAASLGLAPQGVKIVFNET